In one Armatimonadota bacterium genomic region, the following are encoded:
- the alaS gene encoding alanine--tRNA ligase has product MSPHDLRRKYLDFFISKGHSEFPSGSLIPYDVTGRLDESLLFNGAGMVQFKPYFRGVAEPSNKRLATAQKCFRTGDIEEVGDDSHLTFFEMLGNFSFGDYFKTQAIDYSWEFLTSPEWLGLDPAKLSFTVFETDDEAFDRWAGHVASAGLDPASRIFRLGEETNYWPAGAFSKGPPGPCGPNSEMFYWTSDDPVPGPGYTREDWLADDAAKNWVEIWNDVFIQYEWQGVLREPSRPEKGYEKTGMPDLPFQSIDTGMGLERTAMVLSGLKSVYDTGAFKPILERLAELSGLGYESTPEVKRAMRIVADHLRGACFCIADGVLPSNTGRGYVLRRLIRRAVLKGARTLGFGDLFFYKLAEVLIADMGGHYRELADRRDTILETLRNEEALFRRTLEQGTDILTVHLAAWNNGSRSASTPLPGDFAFQLYDTYGFPLEVTQEICAEAGVTVDTEGYREAMAEAQERSRASAGMDTVYGSVGVLIFAAETKPEPTEFLGYHAAEAETEITGAHPVMEPEGASDEFVLALRSTPFYAESGGQVADTGVIVGDGFRLRVLDVTKQDGIFVHIVKPEQSPNAFGMGQDEALMHLNKLYFGKPVQALVDADRRKAVTRNHTATHLMHAALRQTLGTHVTQAGSLVNDEILRFDFTHGAAMTPEQVSEVESAVYRHIIANLPVVTYQDVPIDEARAMGAMALFGEKYADHVRVVQIGGMPPGDPSFSRELCGGIHVAATGEIGLFKILHESSAASGVRRITAVTGVGAYDWLHGQQALIAEAAHKLKAQPRDLATAVEKMLESLREERKKREKLVQQGAGSAAATEKAIGPVVLRIQKLEDCDPAEAKLAADRLVDGRPEAVVLVSAVADGKIMFVCKVGAAALTAGAKAGDIVREAAKVAGGGGGGRPDFATAGGKDPAKVDEALAAAEAVLSQLA; this is encoded by the coding sequence ATGAGCCCGCACGACCTGCGACGCAAATACCTGGATTTCTTCATCTCCAAGGGCCACAGCGAATTCCCCAGTGGGTCGCTGATCCCTTACGATGTGACGGGCCGGCTCGATGAATCCCTCCTTTTCAACGGGGCGGGCATGGTGCAGTTCAAGCCCTACTTCCGGGGGGTTGCCGAACCCTCCAACAAGCGATTGGCCACGGCCCAGAAGTGCTTCCGGACCGGCGATATCGAAGAGGTCGGCGATGACAGCCACCTCACGTTTTTCGAGATGCTGGGCAACTTCAGTTTCGGCGACTATTTCAAAACCCAGGCGATCGACTATTCCTGGGAGTTCTTGACCAGTCCGGAATGGCTCGGGCTCGACCCGGCCAAACTCAGTTTCACAGTCTTTGAAACGGACGACGAAGCCTTTGACCGGTGGGCCGGGCACGTCGCCTCGGCGGGGCTCGACCCAGCCAGCCGGATTTTCCGGTTGGGTGAAGAAACCAACTATTGGCCCGCGGGAGCCTTTAGCAAGGGCCCTCCCGGGCCCTGCGGTCCCAACAGCGAGATGTTCTACTGGACCAGCGACGACCCTGTGCCCGGCCCCGGCTACACCCGCGAAGATTGGCTGGCCGACGACGCGGCCAAGAATTGGGTCGAAATCTGGAACGACGTCTTCATCCAATACGAATGGCAGGGCGTTTTGCGCGAACCATCTCGGCCGGAAAAGGGGTACGAAAAAACCGGCATGCCCGACCTGCCGTTCCAGAGCATCGACACTGGCATGGGGCTCGAACGCACGGCGATGGTGCTGAGCGGACTTAAATCGGTCTATGACACCGGGGCCTTCAAACCGATTTTGGAGCGGCTCGCCGAACTCAGCGGATTGGGGTACGAATCCACGCCCGAAGTTAAGCGCGCGATGCGCATTGTCGCCGACCACTTGCGCGGGGCGTGTTTCTGCATCGCGGATGGGGTGTTGCCGTCCAACACCGGGCGGGGTTACGTGCTGCGCCGCCTGATCCGCCGGGCCGTGTTGAAGGGTGCGCGGACTCTGGGCTTTGGCGATCTGTTCTTTTACAAGCTGGCCGAGGTTTTGATTGCGGACATGGGCGGCCACTACCGGGAATTGGCCGACCGGCGCGACACAATTTTAGAGACCTTGCGGAATGAGGAGGCCCTGTTCCGGCGGACCTTGGAGCAGGGGACGGACATCCTGACCGTGCATCTTGCCGCTTGGAACAATGGATCTCGATCCGCTTCGACCCCCCTTCCGGGCGACTTCGCCTTCCAACTCTACGATACGTACGGATTCCCGCTCGAGGTCACCCAAGAAATCTGCGCCGAAGCCGGCGTCACTGTCGACACCGAAGGCTACCGGGAAGCCATGGCGGAAGCCCAGGAACGGTCTCGGGCCAGTGCCGGCATGGACACCGTCTATGGCAGCGTTGGTGTGCTCATCTTTGCCGCCGAAACCAAGCCCGAACCCACAGAATTCTTGGGCTACCACGCTGCTGAAGCCGAGACCGAGATCACTGGCGCCCACCCAGTCATGGAACCGGAAGGGGCCAGCGACGAGTTCGTCCTCGCCCTCCGGTCTACTCCGTTTTATGCCGAAAGCGGGGGGCAGGTCGCCGATACCGGGGTGATCGTCGGCGACGGGTTCCGCCTGAGGGTGCTGGATGTGACCAAACAAGACGGCATCTTCGTCCACATCGTCAAGCCGGAACAAAGCCCCAACGCCTTCGGCATGGGCCAAGACGAAGCCCTCATGCACCTGAATAAGCTCTATTTCGGCAAGCCGGTGCAGGCCCTGGTCGATGCCGACCGGCGCAAAGCGGTCACCCGCAACCACACAGCTACCCACTTGATGCACGCCGCCCTGCGGCAAACGCTGGGGACCCATGTCACCCAAGCCGGATCCTTGGTCAACGACGAAATCCTGCGGTTTGACTTCACCCACGGAGCCGCCATGACCCCGGAACAGGTCAGCGAAGTCGAATCCGCGGTTTACCGGCACATCATCGCGAACCTCCCGGTTGTCACTTACCAAGATGTGCCGATCGACGAGGCGCGGGCGATGGGGGCCATGGCGCTCTTTGGCGAAAAATACGCCGACCACGTTCGGGTTGTCCAAATCGGGGGCATGCCCCCCGGCGACCCCAGCTTTAGTCGCGAACTCTGTGGCGGCATCCACGTGGCGGCGACGGGGGAGATCGGGCTATTCAAAATCCTCCACGAATCGTCGGCCGCTTCGGGTGTCCGGCGGATCACTGCCGTCACAGGGGTCGGGGCGTACGATTGGCTCCACGGCCAGCAGGCGCTCATCGCCGAGGCGGCCCACAAGCTCAAAGCGCAACCCCGCGACCTAGCCACTGCTGTTGAAAAAATGCTCGAATCCCTCCGCGAAGAGCGGAAGAAGAGGGAGAAGCTTGTCCAACAAGGGGCAGGTTCCGCCGCTGCCACGGAAAAAGCCATCGGGCCGGTGGTGCTGCGGATCCAAAAACTCGAAGATTGCGACCCCGCCGAGGCCAAACTTGCCGCCGACCGCCTCGTGGATGGTCGGCCGGAGGCGGTGGTGTTGGTTTCCGCTGTCGCAGACGGAAAAATCATGTTCGTCTGCAAAGTGGGTGCTGCCGCCCTCACCGCCGGGGCAAAAGCCGGAGACATCGTGCGGGAAGCCGCCAAGGTCGCCGGTGGTGGGGGCGGCGGGCGACCGGATTTTGCCACCGCCGGTGGCAAAGACCCCGCCAAAGTGGACGAGGCCCTTGCCGCTGCAGAAGCCGTTCTGTCTCAGCTCGCCTGA
- a CDS encoding ankyrin repeat domain-containing protein translates to MSKTLPTRPDLDVLKREAKSLLRSDGSLATLAQAQHQLAKGYGFSGWAELKSHVEAVNAARLDPETWLKSADSPHPKPRHPNPSHDFWLMLANGDPAVIPLLQASPILADTPGGPLNRYPLHYLCCLNVQTSDFLGVLRALLEAGADPNVRFEHHAYKGSSLSPAWGTIQYHRDLEGLRILLERGADPNDNECVYHAAELSDPAFLELLFAHGATEVGTNGLARALDFERIRQVQILLENGADPNDRTTGETRLHHGLRRGRTKAVLQLVVEAGADLNALSKEGMNVAEHAATRCNWETFEWMRAISGLPVTGEAEMVARIRGGQPVDVRFHPGMSRSTKALLAHAAYFGDAELVDRLLAMGWPVDEPDNANASGSRTATPLECAAFAGHVEIVRTLIAHGADLAHYDPHYRGTPFTYACYGSEANPGGRQVECVRLLLEAGCPLPDSPYTASDEARDAVAAFLAQKRGQ, encoded by the coding sequence ATGTCAAAAACACTCCCGACCCGACCGGACCTCGACGTTTTGAAGCGCGAGGCCAAATCCCTCCTCCGATCAGACGGATCCTTGGCCACTTTGGCCCAGGCCCAGCACCAGCTTGCCAAAGGCTATGGCTTTAGCGGCTGGGCCGAGCTCAAATCGCATGTCGAAGCGGTCAACGCGGCGCGATTGGATCCCGAAACTTGGTTGAAGTCGGCCGATTCGCCCCATCCCAAGCCGCGCCACCCCAATCCAAGCCACGATTTTTGGCTTATGCTGGCAAACGGTGACCCGGCCGTCATCCCGTTGTTGCAGGCTTCCCCCATATTGGCCGATACGCCGGGTGGGCCACTCAACCGTTATCCTTTGCATTACCTTTGTTGCCTGAACGTGCAAACATCTGACTTCCTAGGCGTTCTCCGGGCCTTGTTGGAGGCGGGGGCGGATCCCAATGTCCGGTTCGAGCACCATGCCTACAAGGGGAGTTCGCTCAGCCCGGCCTGGGGAACCATCCAATACCACCGCGATCTGGAAGGGCTCCGGATTCTTTTGGAGCGCGGGGCCGACCCCAACGACAACGAATGCGTCTACCACGCCGCCGAATTGTCCGACCCCGCGTTCCTCGAACTCCTCTTCGCCCACGGCGCCACCGAAGTCGGCACCAACGGGTTGGCGAGAGCCCTGGACTTTGAGCGCATTCGGCAAGTCCAAATCCTGCTTGAAAACGGCGCCGATCCCAATGACCGCACAACTGGCGAAACCCGCCTCCACCACGGTCTGCGCCGTGGCCGAACCAAAGCGGTTTTGCAACTCGTGGTGGAAGCCGGGGCCGACCTCAATGCCCTCAGCAAGGAGGGCATGAACGTGGCCGAGCATGCGGCCACCCGCTGCAACTGGGAGACCTTTGAGTGGATGCGGGCGATTTCTGGGCTCCCGGTGACCGGTGAAGCCGAAATGGTTGCCCGGATCCGCGGCGGCCAGCCTGTCGACGTCCGTTTCCACCCCGGAATGTCTCGTTCGACCAAGGCCCTGTTGGCGCACGCCGCCTATTTTGGGGATGCGGAGTTGGTCGACCGGTTGCTTGCCATGGGTTGGCCGGTCGACGAGCCGGACAACGCCAACGCCTCGGGCAGCCGGACCGCGACTCCGTTGGAGTGCGCGGCTTTTGCGGGCCATGTCGAAATCGTCCGGACGTTGATCGCGCATGGGGCTGACCTCGCCCATTACGACCCGCATTACCGCGGCACGCCGTTCACCTATGCCTGCTATGGAAGCGAAGCCAACCCTGGGGGTCGGCAAGTGGAATGCGTTCGCCTGCTTTTGGAGGCGGGTTGCCCGTTGCCAGACTCCCCCTACACCGCTAGCGATGAGGCAAGGGATGCCGTGGCGGCCTTCCTGGCCCAAAAGCGCGGCCAGTGA
- a CDS encoding ubiquinone/menaquinone biosynthesis methyltransferase — protein sequence MAQSTQTPPWEAEGAEKREAVRGLFADIAPTYDLANSIMSARGHYRWRAEACRLIGLTDGESVLDLCCGTGDFLVAAKAAVGQKGSVAGLDFCAPMLAIAAQKLAGSADLMLADATELPIASSQFDAVTVGWGLRNVPDIGKTLREAARVLKPGGRFVSVDMSEPKGFFGPVSRWAYHVSVPLLGRILRKPEAYAYLPKSTERFMDRQQLTKEIEAAGFTRVHSTSRFFGNIAIHWGVKA from the coding sequence ATGGCTCAATCCACCCAAACACCCCCATGGGAAGCCGAGGGGGCCGAAAAACGGGAAGCCGTGCGGGGTCTCTTTGCCGACATCGCCCCCACTTACGATTTGGCCAATTCCATCATGTCGGCCCGCGGGCATTACCGGTGGCGGGCAGAAGCCTGCCGCCTCATCGGCCTCACAGACGGCGAATCGGTTCTCGACCTCTGCTGCGGAACCGGAGATTTCTTGGTGGCAGCAAAGGCGGCCGTCGGCCAAAAAGGCTCCGTGGCGGGACTCGATTTTTGTGCGCCGATGCTGGCAATCGCCGCACAAAAGCTCGCAGGTTCTGCCGACCTGATGTTGGCGGATGCCACCGAACTCCCCATCGCCAGTTCGCAATTCGACGCGGTCACGGTCGGATGGGGGTTGAGGAACGTCCCCGACATCGGCAAGACCTTGCGCGAGGCCGCACGAGTTCTCAAGCCAGGGGGACGGTTTGTGAGCGTGGATATGTCTGAGCCAAAAGGATTCTTCGGGCCGGTCAGCCGGTGGGCGTACCACGTCTCGGTGCCGTTGTTGGGGCGGATCCTCCGCAAACCCGAGGCCTACGCTTACCTCCCCAAAAGCACCGAACGGTTCATGGACAGGCAACAACTCACTAAGGAGATCGAGGCTGCGGGATTCACCCGAGTCCACTCCACAAGCCGATTCTTCGGCAACATCGCCATCCATTGGGGGGTGAAGGCATGA
- a CDS encoding polyprenyl synthetase family protein → MTVGGFLSSLGEAFESLRIDPKTIADTQDYIAEVEAELQRQMGSAVPLAEAVGRTTLEGGGKRLRPALVFLSARAANGGFDQGRAVRLGAAMEMVHMATLIHDDVIDDADTRRGRPTAFSAHGITPSILGGDVLLAKAMKILAEDGDLAIIRLVSQAVVELAEGEILEIGVRGDIELGRDEHLRVLRMKTAGFIEACCRIGGLIAGAGAVETTALGTYGHHLGMAFQIADDILDFRGDAAKTGKPVAGDFREGQATLPLIYLLTELSTEERAFVAKKFGNGASEEDLQLILGWMNDRNALARADQDAREQASSARESLSALADSSERRLLAGVTYGVVRRQS, encoded by the coding sequence ATGACCGTCGGCGGATTTCTGAGCTCTCTTGGCGAAGCATTCGAATCGCTCCGGATCGATCCCAAGACGATTGCCGACACGCAAGACTATATTGCCGAAGTCGAAGCGGAACTGCAACGCCAAATGGGTTCGGCCGTCCCGTTGGCGGAAGCCGTTGGAAGAACAACCCTGGAAGGTGGCGGCAAACGGTTGCGTCCGGCACTGGTCTTTCTCAGCGCCCGTGCAGCCAACGGCGGTTTCGACCAAGGCCGGGCGGTGCGGCTAGGGGCGGCGATGGAGATGGTGCATATGGCCACCCTCATCCACGACGACGTCATTGACGATGCCGACACCCGCCGGGGCAGGCCGACTGCATTTTCCGCCCACGGAATCACTCCCAGCATCCTCGGAGGTGACGTCCTGTTGGCCAAAGCGATGAAAATCCTTGCCGAAGACGGCGATTTGGCGATCATCCGGCTTGTGAGCCAGGCCGTGGTGGAATTGGCGGAAGGAGAGATCCTCGAAATCGGGGTCAGGGGCGATATCGAATTGGGGAGGGACGAACACCTCCGCGTGCTCCGCATGAAAACGGCGGGATTCATCGAAGCCTGCTGCCGCATCGGCGGGCTGATCGCCGGCGCCGGGGCCGTGGAGACAACGGCCCTTGGAACCTATGGCCACCATTTGGGGATGGCGTTCCAAATAGCTGACGACATCTTGGATTTCCGGGGGGATGCCGCCAAAACCGGTAAACCGGTCGCCGGGGATTTCCGCGAGGGCCAAGCCACGCTGCCACTGATCTACCTTCTCACCGAACTCTCAACCGAAGAGCGGGCATTCGTCGCCAAAAAATTTGGAAACGGGGCAAGCGAAGAAGACCTGCAACTGATCCTCGGTTGGATGAACGACCGGAACGCATTGGCCAGGGCCGACCAAGACGCCCGGGAACAGGCTTCGAGCGCCCGGGAAAGCCTTTCCGCCCTTGCCGATTCTTCCGAGCGGCGGCTTTTGGCTGGGGTGACCTACGGCGTCGTCCGGCGTCAAAGCTGA
- a CDS encoding HAD-IIA family hydrolase: MARAVFLDLDGTVYRGSEPCPGAQEAIDRIVRMGLPVRYLTNNSAARPIQVTEKLRGLGIPCEPGWVVTSGQVAAQTLVERNIRSVGVVGNPGLFETLAEAGLSAVPFGISEAVVVGICHTFDYAMLQAAADAIREGAAFLATNADKTYPFEGNRFAPGAGAIVAAVEAASGIPPEIVGKPSPAMAAWAAHSLGVEPSEAVFAGDRPDTDIQSALNAGCLPWLVLTGVTSSPVQGFMGSPTLAGLADYLERNS, translated from the coding sequence ATGGCCCGGGCCGTTTTCCTTGACCTCGATGGAACGGTCTACCGGGGGAGCGAACCTTGCCCCGGCGCCCAAGAAGCCATCGACCGGATCGTCCGGATGGGCCTGCCAGTCCGGTACTTGACGAACAATTCGGCGGCGCGGCCAATCCAGGTCACGGAAAAACTCCGGGGTCTTGGCATCCCTTGCGAACCAGGGTGGGTCGTCACATCTGGGCAAGTGGCCGCCCAAACCCTTGTTGAGAGGAATATCCGCTCCGTCGGGGTTGTGGGCAATCCGGGACTCTTTGAAACACTCGCCGAAGCGGGGCTGAGCGCCGTGCCGTTCGGCATTTCGGAAGCGGTGGTCGTCGGCATTTGCCACACCTTCGATTACGCCATGCTGCAGGCGGCGGCGGATGCCATCCGTGAGGGGGCGGCGTTTTTGGCCACCAATGCGGACAAAACGTATCCGTTCGAAGGCAACCGGTTCGCCCCCGGGGCGGGGGCGATCGTCGCCGCGGTCGAGGCGGCCAGTGGCATCCCGCCTGAGATCGTGGGCAAACCGTCGCCCGCCATGGCCGCGTGGGCGGCGCACAGCCTAGGTGTCGAACCCTCTGAAGCGGTTTTTGCTGGCGACCGTCCTGACACGGACATCCAATCGGCATTGAACGCCGGGTGCCTGCCTTGGTTGGTTCTAACCGGGGTCACCTCAAGTCCTGTTCAAGGGTTCATGGGCAGTCCGACTTTGGCCGGGCTTGCCGACTATTTGGAACGGAATTCGTAG
- a CDS encoding VOC family protein, with protein sequence MEIRLDAIGIVSADIAASLRFYALLGVPVPDFDATEDHLEATLPNGIRLMWDSLDLIKQLDKNWQSPVGQRTGMAFHCGNAAGVDSVFSSVLAAGFKGSMEPFDAFWGQRYAQVVDPDGNKVDLFAPLG encoded by the coding sequence ATGGAAATTCGGCTTGACGCCATCGGCATTGTGAGCGCCGATATTGCGGCCTCGTTGCGATTTTACGCCCTCTTGGGGGTGCCGGTACCGGACTTCGACGCGACCGAGGATCACTTGGAAGCAACCCTCCCCAATGGCATCCGGTTGATGTGGGATTCGCTCGACCTGATCAAGCAATTGGACAAGAATTGGCAGTCCCCGGTCGGCCAGCGCACGGGAATGGCTTTCCACTGTGGAAATGCGGCCGGCGTCGATTCGGTTTTCTCTTCGGTGTTGGCGGCTGGGTTCAAAGGCTCGATGGAACCGTTCGATGCTTTTTGGGGACAGCGTTACGCCCAAGTCGTCGATCCCGACGGTAATAAGGTCGATCTTTTCGCCCCGTTGGGTTGA
- a CDS encoding FAD-dependent oxidoreductase produces the protein MLFGDSVTPKSSIPTVIRSIFSPRWVEGRPGLVSGGYDGCVSDRFHLECDVCIVGGGTGGTAAALALAGTDVRVLWITGPGPIGGQLTSQAVPPDEHPWIETTGCTATYREFRNRVRAHYRLHGGITPAAQADPFLNPGGGWVSRLCFSPVVGVEVLHAMLGAPADISMQDNWVPLAADVAGDRIRSVRFSRPGADDITVEAAFFLDATELGDLIRATGTEYRLGAESQAQTGEPNALPGEPEPGNVQSFTWCAALTYEEGADHTIEEPANYPFWRDHQPPHWPDKLLSFSMLNVQTGEPRHFPLFGNGGFNLFSYRQIANPEIHKDGVPAATIMNWPMNDYALGSVVDVDPREAESHFESAKDLTRSMLYWLQKEHGYRGLRFAPEHTGTDDGLAAEPYIRESRRIEALHTVCEQDIAAYTNPGLSVAPEMPMSVGVGAYRIDLHPSANGHPTIDTSTLPFQIPLGSLIPVRVRNLIVAGKNLGVTHITNGCYRLHPIEWNIGEAAAHLAASCLQQGTEPAGIHGSEQRFNEFRNRLWRAGVQTDWPRLRPL, from the coding sequence ATGCTTTTTGGGGACAGCGTTACGCCCAAGTCGTCGATCCCGACGGTAATAAGGTCGATCTTTTCGCCCCGTTGGGTTGAGGGTCGGCCAGGGCTGGTTTCCGGTGGGTACGATGGTTGTGTGAGCGACCGGTTCCACTTGGAATGCGATGTTTGCATCGTTGGTGGCGGGACCGGGGGCACGGCCGCCGCCCTGGCCCTGGCCGGAACAGATGTCCGGGTCTTGTGGATCACGGGGCCCGGCCCGATCGGAGGGCAGTTGACCTCCCAAGCCGTGCCGCCAGACGAGCACCCTTGGATCGAGACCACAGGATGCACGGCTACCTATCGGGAGTTCCGGAACCGGGTCAGAGCCCACTACCGGTTGCATGGCGGCATAACGCCCGCCGCCCAGGCCGATCCGTTCCTGAACCCAGGTGGAGGCTGGGTGAGCCGGCTTTGCTTTTCCCCGGTAGTCGGGGTCGAAGTCCTGCACGCCATGCTCGGGGCTCCGGCCGACATTTCCATGCAGGACAACTGGGTACCCCTCGCGGCCGACGTTGCCGGTGACCGGATCAGATCGGTGCGTTTCAGCCGTCCGGGGGCGGACGATATCACGGTTGAGGCGGCATTCTTCCTTGATGCCACTGAGCTCGGCGACCTCATCCGAGCAACTGGAACCGAATACCGCCTGGGAGCAGAGTCCCAAGCTCAAACCGGGGAGCCGAATGCCTTGCCGGGCGAACCGGAACCTGGAAACGTCCAGTCGTTCACCTGGTGCGCGGCCCTCACTTATGAAGAAGGTGCGGATCACACCATCGAAGAGCCTGCGAACTACCCTTTTTGGCGAGATCACCAGCCTCCCCATTGGCCGGACAAACTTCTGAGCTTCAGCATGCTCAATGTCCAGACTGGGGAGCCCCGGCACTTCCCCCTGTTCGGCAACGGCGGATTCAACTTGTTTTCGTACCGCCAAATCGCAAATCCCGAAATCCACAAAGATGGGGTGCCGGCCGCCACGATCATGAACTGGCCCATGAACGATTACGCCTTGGGGTCGGTGGTCGATGTCGATCCCCGCGAGGCCGAGAGCCACTTTGAATCAGCCAAAGACCTCACCCGGTCGATGCTCTATTGGCTCCAGAAAGAACATGGGTACCGGGGCTTGCGGTTCGCCCCAGAGCACACGGGCACCGACGACGGGCTCGCCGCCGAACCCTACATCCGTGAAAGCCGGCGAATCGAAGCCCTTCACACCGTGTGTGAACAGGATATTGCGGCTTACACCAACCCAGGACTATCCGTGGCGCCCGAAATGCCGATGAGCGTCGGGGTTGGGGCCTACCGGATCGACCTCCACCCCAGCGCCAATGGGCACCCGACCATCGACACCAGCACCTTGCCCTTCCAAATCCCGCTGGGGAGCTTGATCCCGGTGCGGGTACGGAACTTGATCGTAGCTGGCAAGAACTTGGGCGTCACCCACATCACCAACGGGTGTTACCGGCTGCACCCCATCGAGTGGAACATCGGCGAAGCCGCCGCCCACCTTGCCGCATCGTGCCTGCAACAAGGAACGGAGCCGGCGGGGATCCATGGCTCCGAACAGAGATTCAACGAATTCCGGAACCGGCTTTGGCGAGCAGGGGTCCAGACGGACTGGCCACGGCTCAGACCCCTCTAA
- a CDS encoding purine-binding chemotaxis protein CheW, with protein sequence MAEMKYVIFTLEGERYGIPIDRVERILDNQSPTHIPRAPKMVMGVFELRGETLAAVDLRTRMDFPTRDGRANYIVVSGAFGRTALRVDGVQGIEAFEDGEIDESPAMLKNADDAFFEAIGRKGDNLTVLLDTDHLLPVAVAKAVGKAHKAAA encoded by the coding sequence ATGGCAGAAATGAAATACGTCATCTTCACGCTTGAAGGAGAGCGGTACGGCATCCCGATCGATCGGGTCGAAAGGATTTTGGACAACCAGTCTCCGACCCACATCCCACGCGCACCCAAAATGGTGATGGGCGTCTTTGAACTGCGGGGTGAGACCCTCGCTGCTGTCGACCTGCGCACGAGGATGGATTTCCCCACCCGCGATGGCCGCGCCAACTACATCGTCGTCTCCGGGGCTTTCGGACGGACGGCCTTGCGTGTGGATGGCGTCCAAGGCATCGAGGCCTTTGAAGACGGGGAGATCGATGAGAGCCCGGCGATGCTGAAAAACGCCGATGATGCCTTTTTTGAGGCGATCGGCCGCAAAGGCGACAATTTGACAGTCCTTTTAGACACCGACCACCTGCTTCCCGTGGCGGTGGCCAAGGCGGTTGGTAAGGCCCACAAGGCGGCTGCCTAA
- a CDS encoding LON peptidase substrate-binding domain-containing protein: MLDQLEELPLFPLNAVLLPHARMPIHIFEPRYLELVRNCLRNETGFGICLNKSAGGSGGLDDPHLVGTACRILSVQTHSDKTMDIVVEGRRRFRIRRIEEDKFPYLVGHVEPVTEEESAEPNRQEALAIRVRELMSTLIEQALQHANMQVASVKLPEDPVALSFVVAEFLGLEPIRQQRLIEVTDTVERLAELVPVIEDHLAEQEQPLYSRLTPQDLAEWINLN, encoded by the coding sequence ATGCTGGATCAGCTTGAGGAACTCCCGTTGTTTCCTCTCAATGCGGTGCTGTTGCCCCACGCGCGCATGCCGATCCATATTTTTGAGCCGCGTTACCTGGAACTGGTGCGCAATTGCCTCCGCAACGAAACCGGATTCGGGATCTGTCTCAACAAGTCGGCGGGTGGTTCGGGCGGGCTCGACGACCCCCATTTGGTGGGCACGGCCTGCCGGATCCTCTCCGTCCAAACCCATTCGGACAAGACGATGGACATCGTTGTTGAGGGGCGGCGGCGGTTCCGGATCCGCCGGATCGAAGAAGACAAATTCCCTTACCTTGTCGGGCATGTCGAACCGGTGACGGAGGAAGAATCGGCTGAGCCTAACCGCCAAGAAGCCCTTGCGATCCGGGTCCGTGAGCTGATGTCCACCCTGATCGAGCAAGCCCTTCAGCACGCCAACATGCAAGTCGCATCGGTGAAACTGCCTGAAGATCCGGTGGCTTTGTCGTTTGTTGTCGCCGAATTCCTTGGCCTGGAGCCCATTCGGCAACAGCGGTTGATCGAAGTCACCGATACCGTTGAAAGGCTCGCCGAATTAGTCCCCGTGATCGAAGACCACCTTGCCGAACAAGAGCAGCCGCTTTATTCCCGGCTGACCCCTCAAGACTTGGCCGAGTGGATCAACCTGAATTAG